The following coding sequences are from one Magnetococcales bacterium window:
- a CDS encoding BrnT family toxin: MKLEKMCFDPDKDVGNREKHGLSLAEAAHLDWENALVWEDTWREYDEARQVALAVLGTRVHVVVFVDRVEERRIISLRKANVKEVMRYVEACGD, from the coding sequence ATGAAATTGGAAAAAATGTGTTTCGATCCGGACAAGGATGTCGGCAATCGGGAAAAACACGGTTTGTCCCTGGCCGAAGCGGCGCACCTGGATTGGGAAAATGCCCTGGTTTGGGAAGATACGTGGCGCGAATACGACGAAGCGCGGCAGGTTGCCTTGGCTGTTCTGGGAACACGTGTCCACGTCGTGGTCTTTGTGGACCGGGTGGAGGAACGCCGCATCATCAGTCTGCGCAAGGCCAATGTGAAGGAGGTCATGCGATATGTCGAAGCCTGTGGCGATTGA
- a CDS encoding helix-turn-helix domain-containing protein, whose translation MLKAKIPLLTDQEAADLLNVSQPYLANLLASGAIPCYEQGTRRGVCYQDVLDYKKQMQEQQITILKDLTEEAQKLDIGY comes from the coding sequence ATGCTCAAGGCGAAAATCCCTCTTCTGACCGACCAGGAAGCGGCCGATCTGCTGAACGTTTCCCAACCCTATCTGGCGAACCTGCTGGCGTCGGGCGCCATTCCCTGTTACGAACAGGGGACGCGCCGGGGAGTGTGTTATCAGGATGTACTGGATTACAAGAAACAAATGCAAGAACAACAAATCACCATTTTAAAGGATCTAACCGAAGAAGCTCAGAAATTAGATATTGGTTATTAA
- a CDS encoding NADH-quinone oxidoreductase subunit B, with amino-acid sequence MIEEVRREVTERGFLLTSADKLVNWARTGSCWPMTFGLACCAVEMMQAGASRYDLDRFGIVFRGSPRQSDVMIVAGTLTYKMAPVLRKLYDQMPEPRWVISMGSCANGGGYYHYGYSTVRGCNRIVPVDIFVPGCPPTAEALLYGILQLHKKIHRTATLYDGWRISQ; translated from the coding sequence ATGATCGAGGAAGTGCGCCGCGAGGTAACGGAGCGGGGTTTCCTCCTGACCAGTGCCGACAAGCTGGTCAACTGGGCGCGCACGGGCTCCTGCTGGCCCATGACCTTCGGTCTGGCCTGCTGCGCCGTGGAGATGATGCAGGCCGGCGCCAGCCGCTACGACCTGGACCGCTTCGGCATCGTCTTTCGCGGCAGCCCCCGTCAGTCGGACGTGATGATCGTGGCGGGCACCCTGACCTACAAGATGGCCCCGGTGCTGCGCAAACTCTACGACCAGATGCCCGAACCCCGCTGGGTCATCTCCATGGGCTCCTGCGCCAACGGCGGCGGTTATTACCACTACGGCTACTCCACGGTGCGCGGTTGCAACCGCATCGTGCCGGTGGACATCTTCGTGCCCGGTTGCCCCCCCACGGCGGAAGCCCTGCTCTACGGCATCCTGCAACTGCACAAGAAAATCCATCGCACCGCCACCCTCTACGATGGCTGGAGGATCTCCCAATGA
- a CDS encoding NADH-quinone oxidoreductase subunit C — translation MSQPRLEALADHLRSLFPADDVTYLEGRAAGGKGDAVVLQRKPEELLAAMTLLRDDHYCDFKLLVDVAGVHYPDRDKPLELVYQLLSVHQNHRVRVKVALSEGEFVPSVNGIWWSADWYEREAYEMFGILFSGHPDLRRLLTEYDFEGFPLRKDFPVTGYHEMRYDETLGRVVREPVQLQLPNRAYYGPKASGKSGTH, via the coding sequence ATGAGCCAGCCGCGTCTGGAAGCCCTGGCCGACCATCTGCGCAGCCTCTTTCCGGCCGATGACGTGACCTATCTGGAAGGTCGCGCCGCCGGGGGCAAGGGCGATGCGGTGGTGCTGCAACGCAAACCCGAAGAACTCCTCGCCGCCATGACCCTGCTGCGGGACGACCATTACTGCGACTTCAAGCTGCTGGTGGATGTGGCCGGCGTACACTACCCGGATCGCGACAAACCCCTGGAGCTGGTCTACCAACTGCTTTCCGTGCATCAGAATCACCGGGTGCGGGTCAAGGTGGCCCTGAGCGAGGGCGAGTTCGTCCCCTCGGTGAACGGCATCTGGTGGAGCGCCGACTGGTACGAGCGGGAAGCCTACGAGATGTTCGGCATCCTCTTTTCCGGCCATCCCGATCTGCGCCGACTGCTCACCGAATACGACTTCGAAGGTTTCCCGCTGCGCAAGGATTTCCCGGTGACGGGTTATCACGAAATGCGCTACGACGAGACCCTGGGCCGGGTGGTGCGGGAACCGGTGCAGTTACAGCTGCCGAACCGGGCCTATTACGGACCGAAGGCTTCCGGGAAGTCGGGTACCCATTAG
- the nuoF gene encoding NADH-quinone oxidoreductase subunit NuoF, which yields MSGAIQIVYKNIHVANSHTLAVALENGAYQAAAKALDMKGEEIIEEVKKSGIRGRGGAGFPAGLKWSFIPRSDPRPKYLVCNADEGEPGTCKDRDIIRYDPHMLIEGMIIAGYAVGAKQGYIYIRGEFVREAQILQQAVEDAYQAGYLGDNCLGREVCFHLAVHRGAGAYVCGEETGLIESLEGKKGQPRLKPPFPANIGLYDCPTVINNVETLSSVPAIINNGGEWYGKLGVAKSSGTKVFCVSGHVNRPGNYEVEMGLPLKTLIQQYAGDVRGGWDNLKGVIPGGSSTPVLTKAQCETVTMDYDGLAKAGSMLGAGSVIVLDRSVDIVKAIARLSRFYRHESCGQCTPCREGTGWIAQVMDRLARGQGRKEDIALLEDICANISGKTICALGDAAAMPVLGAIKAFREEFEYLVEHGRSMVG from the coding sequence ATGAGTGGAGCCATACAGATCGTTTACAAGAACATTCATGTGGCCAACAGCCATACCCTGGCGGTCGCCCTGGAAAACGGCGCCTATCAGGCGGCGGCCAAGGCGTTGGACATGAAGGGTGAAGAGATCATCGAGGAGGTGAAGAAGTCGGGCATCCGCGGTCGCGGCGGCGCCGGTTTCCCCGCCGGTCTCAAGTGGTCCTTCATCCCCCGCAGCGATCCCCGGCCCAAGTATCTGGTCTGCAACGCCGACGAAGGCGAGCCGGGCACCTGCAAGGACCGCGACATCATCCGCTACGATCCGCACATGCTGATCGAAGGCATGATCATCGCCGGCTACGCGGTGGGCGCCAAACAGGGATACATCTACATCCGCGGCGAGTTCGTGCGGGAGGCGCAGATTCTGCAACAGGCGGTCGAGGATGCCTATCAGGCCGGCTATCTGGGCGACAACTGCCTGGGCAGGGAGGTCTGCTTCCATCTGGCGGTGCATCGCGGCGCGGGAGCCTACGTCTGCGGCGAAGAGACGGGTCTCATCGAGTCGCTGGAGGGCAAGAAGGGTCAACCCCGTCTCAAGCCCCCCTTCCCGGCCAATATCGGTCTTTACGACTGCCCCACGGTGATCAACAACGTGGAAACCCTCTCCTCCGTGCCCGCCATCATCAATAACGGCGGCGAGTGGTACGGCAAACTGGGCGTGGCCAAATCGAGCGGGACCAAGGTCTTCTGCGTATCGGGCCATGTCAACCGGCCCGGCAACTACGAAGTGGAGATGGGCCTACCCCTGAAGACCTTGATTCAGCAGTACGCCGGCGACGTGCGAGGCGGTTGGGACAACCTCAAAGGCGTCATTCCGGGTGGTTCCTCCACCCCGGTCCTGACCAAGGCCCAGTGCGAAACCGTCACCATGGACTACGACGGGCTGGCCAAGGCGGGCAGCATGCTGGGCGCCGGTTCGGTGATCGTGCTGGACCGTTCGGTGGACATCGTCAAGGCCATCGCCCGGCTGTCGCGTTTCTATCGCCACGAATCCTGCGGACAATGCACCCCCTGCCGGGAAGGCACGGGCTGGATCGCCCAGGTCATGGATCGTCTGGCCCGGGGACAAGGCCGCAAGGAAGATATCGCCCTGCTGGAAGATATCTGCGCCAACATCAGTGGCAAGACCATTTGCGCTTTGGGGGATGCGGCGGCCATGCCGGTTCTCGGAGCGATCAAGGCCTTTCGCGAGGAGTTCGAATACCTCGTGGAACATGGCCGCAGCATGGTAGGTTGA
- a CDS encoding PIN domain-containing protein produces MNLAVVLDSCILYSAPLRDLLLHLALSGLFQTKWSEEIHREWMENLLINRPDLTREQLEYTRTRLNSLPDCLVTGYESLISTLHLPDEGDRHVLAVAIHSRSGIILTYNLKDFPLEALAKHRIQARHPDPFIMALIKAHPQRVLHAVRRHRQTLKRPPLGPTEYINAMERQHLSDTADWMRSQAKDQL; encoded by the coding sequence ATGAACTTGGCCGTTGTTCTCGATTCCTGCATCCTTTATTCCGCCCCCTTGCGGGACCTTCTGCTGCACTTGGCTTTGTCCGGACTTTTCCAAACAAAATGGTCCGAGGAGATCCACCGGGAGTGGATGGAAAACCTGCTGATCAATCGTCCCGATCTCACTCGTGAACAGTTGGAGTACACCCGGACCCGATTGAACAGCCTGCCCGATTGTTTGGTGACCGGGTACGAGTCTTTGATTTCGACACTGCATTTGCCGGATGAAGGGGACCGCCACGTTCTGGCCGTCGCGATTCACAGTCGCTCCGGCATCATTCTGACTTACAATCTCAAGGACTTTCCCCTCGAAGCCCTGGCGAAACACCGCATTCAGGCCCGGCATCCCGATCCCTTCATCATGGCCCTGATCAAGGCCCACCCTCAGCGTGTTTTGCACGCCGTCCGGCGGCACCGCCAGACGTTGAAAAGACCACCGTTAGGCCCCACGGAATACATAAATGCCATGGAACGACAGCATTTATCTGATACCGCGGACTGGATGCGTTCTCAAGCTAAAGATCAATTGTAA
- a CDS encoding CoA-binding protein, whose translation MHARGVPEFPYYVGIHSLAEMATREDRVCVFNILGGESRTVTPVSHVFSGGNIVCGTMPGRSGSVMKTSIGDIPVYNNVLEAMDAGHSFNVAVVYVPPAGVRDSVIEAVRVNPNLKKVVILTEKVKVSHARTIRQYCQMRGVDVFGANCLGIADAHNKVRIGGALGGSAPEESLVPGSVAIFSNSGNFTTTMATYLLTGGWGSTVSLSSGKDVYIHFAAQEFTYAMHNDDRTKAGVFYIEPGGYYEKELVFKKPVVACVVGRWKAKLTRACGHAGAIAGSGDDAAAKEKWFMEKFGVQGIFTPENPICSAKGAVVTNISHVPQALTTVMMLNGIKPDFEPRGNLDLKCWFANNQGLDLPKELCPPVVEAMSPYNEQIAILSKAIGTTFPRQAMKDASGASRMDPATQVSQLHNISILDASTHTLEENLTMALLREYPDANGAAMANAVLNAYVNQSGNVGLLAADAAREAGNSPNTVLSAAVALVGPNVVKQGRDAAEALVNLFAYSKLEDPADTSFDFSAQLEQAGSEEMRAVFLSDKAGDRGKSLLAGLEARGAKSVFIDFLKALADKHNGKLRDQVLLAAVTTHLAWKPLMHKRLSVTTVANMPWHFQIFATLVGSSVESSRQEDRKTFSGVAVSDLINGWSFTETAFLALFGHRPDAQELFGFSVLLGLIVTNGPGTISAQGPKGAVSADGPEVPSRVQVNKGYLGFLTHTGFAHGGNGFEAISFLLDQFRNTTLADPAETAHGLDLAEMANRYAKEYKGYKVKAKGAGELDYAKIPCVNHPVFKGKDVNFDPREVFVTELFKNRGEYNVFHDFYHEMVQALFRNGVSTNVYCVNVDAVIAIILLKMLWKPFKTGKVTEREMEAAAFTTFLFGRMIGSAAEIDDHTNRGRNMDTRTAASVVQFVG comes from the coding sequence ATGCACGCCCGCGGTGTGCCTGAGTTCCCCTACTATGTCGGTATCCACAGCCTGGCCGAAATGGCCACCCGCGAAGACCGGGTCTGCGTGTTCAACATCCTGGGCGGCGAAAGCCGGACCGTCACCCCGGTAAGCCATGTCTTCTCCGGCGGCAACATCGTCTGCGGCACCATGCCCGGCCGTTCCGGTTCGGTCATGAAGACCAGCATCGGCGACATCCCGGTCTACAACAACGTGCTGGAAGCCATGGACGCGGGACACAGCTTCAACGTGGCGGTGGTCTATGTGCCGCCCGCCGGCGTGCGCGACTCGGTGATCGAGGCGGTGCGGGTCAATCCCAATCTCAAGAAGGTGGTCATCCTCACCGAAAAGGTGAAGGTTTCCCACGCCCGCACCATTCGTCAGTATTGCCAGATGCGCGGTGTCGACGTCTTCGGCGCCAACTGCCTGGGTATCGCCGACGCCCACAACAAGGTGCGTATCGGCGGCGCCCTGGGCGGCAGCGCTCCGGAGGAGTCGCTGGTTCCGGGTTCCGTGGCCATCTTCTCCAACTCCGGCAACTTCACCACCACCATGGCCACCTATCTGCTCACCGGTGGCTGGGGTTCCACGGTCTCCCTCTCCTCGGGCAAGGATGTCTATATCCACTTCGCCGCCCAGGAGTTCACCTACGCCATGCACAACGACGACCGCACCAAAGCGGGCGTCTTCTACATCGAGCCGGGTGGGTATTACGAGAAGGAGTTGGTCTTCAAGAAGCCGGTCGTGGCCTGCGTGGTGGGCCGTTGGAAGGCCAAGCTGACCCGCGCCTGCGGTCATGCGGGCGCCATCGCCGGATCCGGTGACGATGCCGCCGCCAAAGAGAAGTGGTTCATGGAGAAGTTCGGGGTTCAGGGCATCTTCACCCCCGAGAATCCCATCTGCTCCGCCAAGGGCGCGGTGGTGACCAACATCTCCCATGTGCCCCAGGCGCTGACCACGGTGATGATGCTCAACGGCATCAAACCCGATTTCGAGCCGCGTGGCAATCTGGATCTCAAGTGCTGGTTCGCCAACAATCAGGGATTGGATCTGCCCAAGGAGCTGTGCCCGCCCGTAGTGGAGGCCATGTCCCCCTACAACGAGCAGATCGCCATTCTCTCCAAGGCCATCGGCACCACCTTCCCGCGGCAGGCCATGAAGGACGCTTCCGGCGCTTCCCGCATGGATCCGGCCACCCAGGTCTCCCAACTGCACAACATCAGCATCCTGGATGCCTCCACCCACACCCTGGAGGAGAACCTCACCATGGCGCTGCTCCGGGAGTATCCGGATGCCAACGGCGCGGCCATGGCCAATGCGGTACTCAACGCTTACGTCAACCAGAGCGGCAACGTGGGTCTTCTGGCTGCGGATGCGGCCCGGGAAGCCGGCAACAGCCCCAACACGGTGCTTTCCGCCGCGGTGGCCCTGGTGGGCCCCAACGTGGTCAAGCAGGGTCGTGACGCGGCGGAAGCCCTGGTGAACCTCTTCGCCTACAGCAAGCTGGAGGATCCGGCGGACACCTCCTTCGACTTCTCCGCTCAGTTGGAGCAGGCGGGATCCGAGGAGATGCGGGCCGTCTTCCTCTCCGACAAGGCGGGAGACCGGGGCAAGAGTCTGCTGGCCGGTCTGGAAGCCCGGGGCGCCAAGTCGGTCTTCATCGACTTCCTCAAGGCGCTGGCCGACAAACACAACGGCAAGCTGCGCGATCAGGTGCTGCTGGCCGCCGTGACCACCCACCTGGCCTGGAAGCCGCTGATGCACAAGCGTCTCTCCGTGACCACCGTGGCCAACATGCCGTGGCATTTCCAGATCTTCGCCACCCTGGTCGGTTCCAGTGTGGAGAGCAGCCGTCAGGAAGATCGCAAGACCTTCTCCGGCGTGGCGGTGAGCGATCTGATCAACGGCTGGAGCTTCACGGAGACCGCCTTCCTGGCTCTGTTCGGTCATCGTCCCGATGCCCAGGAGCTTTTCGGCTTCTCCGTGCTGCTGGGTCTCATCGTCACCAACGGACCCGGCACCATTTCGGCTCAGGGCCCCAAGGGTGCGGTTTCCGCCGATGGTCCCGAGGTTCCCAGCCGGGTGCAGGTCAACAAGGGCTATCTCGGCTTCCTGACCCATACCGGTTTCGCCCACGGGGGCAATGGCTTCGAGGCCATCTCCTTCCTGCTCGACCAGTTCCGCAACACCACCCTGGCCGACCCCGCCGAGACCGCTCACGGCCTCGATCTGGCGGAGATGGCCAACCGGTATGCCAAGGAGTACAAGGGCTACAAGGTGAAGGCCAAGGGCGCCGGCGAGCTGGATTACGCCAAGATCCCCTGCGTCAATCATCCGGTCTTCAAGGGCAAGGATGTCAACTTCGACCCGCGGGAGGTCTTTGTCACCGAGTTGTTCAAGAACCGTGGCGAATACAACGTGTTCCACGATTTCTATCACGAGATGGTGCAGGCGCTGTTCCGCAACGGCGTTTCCACCAATGTTTACTGCGTGAACGTGGATGCGGTCATTGCCATCATTCTGTTGAAGATGCTGTGGAAGCCTTTCAAGACCGGCAAGGTCACGGAGCGGGAGATGGAAGCGGCGGCTTTCACCACCTTCCTCTTCGGGCGCATGATCGGTTCTGCGGCGGAGATCGACGATCACACCAACCGGGGTCGCAACATGGATACCCGGACCGCTGCCAGCGTGGTGCAGTTTGTCGGTTGA
- the nuoE gene encoding NADH-quinone oxidoreductase subunit NuoE produces the protein MKAGGPPPRFSEAALQEIGRIYARYPKERHQSALMPILHLAQKEFGGWLSVEALDYVAEFMGIPNMRVYEVATFYTMYNLKPVGRYHVQVCTNISCWLCGSETVVKTLEKKLGLGVGKTDDEGRFTLTEVECLGACVHAPVMQINDDYYEHLTAEQVAEIVDRLP, from the coding sequence ATGAAGGCGGGAGGCCCGCCGCCCCGATTTTCCGAGGCTGCCCTGCAGGAGATCGGCAGGATCTACGCCCGTTATCCCAAGGAGCGCCACCAGTCGGCGCTGATGCCGATTCTGCATCTGGCGCAGAAGGAGTTCGGCGGCTGGCTCTCCGTGGAGGCCCTCGACTACGTGGCCGAGTTCATGGGCATTCCCAACATGCGGGTGTACGAGGTGGCCACCTTTTACACCATGTACAACCTGAAACCCGTGGGACGTTACCACGTGCAGGTTTGCACCAACATCTCCTGCTGGCTGTGCGGCTCCGAAACCGTGGTGAAGACCCTGGAAAAGAAGCTGGGCCTGGGCGTCGGCAAAACCGACGACGAAGGCCGCTTCACCCTGACGGAGGTGGAGTGTCTGGGAGCCTGCGTACATGCTCCGGTCATGCAGATCAACGATGACTACTACGAACACCTGACCGCTGAACAGGTGGCGGAAATCGTCGATCGGTTGCCCTGA
- the ndhC gene encoding NADH-quinone oxidoreductase subunit A: MLESYFPVLVFLFIALGMAVFMLGASYLVGVKRPYDKKRDQYECGFDPPSRVRMPFDVRYYLLAILFVVFDIEAAFMYPWAVAFKSIGFIGFVEMMLFLLVLLVGYIYAWKKGALEWE, encoded by the coding sequence GTGCTTGAAAGCTATTTTCCGGTGCTGGTTTTTCTGTTCATCGCCCTGGGCATGGCGGTGTTCATGCTCGGCGCGTCGTACCTGGTCGGGGTGAAACGCCCCTATGACAAAAAACGCGACCAGTACGAATGCGGCTTCGACCCGCCCTCCCGGGTGCGCATGCCCTTCGACGTGCGCTACTATCTGCTGGCCATCCTCTTCGTGGTGTTCGACATCGAAGCAGCTTTCATGTATCCCTGGGCCGTGGCCTTCAAGAGCATCGGATTCATCGGTTTCGTGGAGATGATGCTCTTCCTGCTGGTCCTGCTGGTCGGCTACATCTATGCCTGGAAGAAAGGGGCGCTGGAATGGGAATGA
- a CDS encoding NADH-quinone oxidoreductase subunit D, whose protein sequence is MQEGAEFNTYTVNFGPQHPAAHGVLRLLLELDGEVVVRADPHIGFLHRGTEKLLENKTYLQGVPYFDRLDYMSMISQEYPFVLAVERLLGIEAPLRAQYIRVIYAELTRMLNHLLFLGAHGLDVGAMTMFIYTFREREEIMDMYEAVSGARVHAAYFRPGGVSRDFPEGLAAKIRHFTEIFPKKIDEYETLLTDNRIWKQRLVDIGVVSAQEALDMGFVGPMLRGSGVAYDLRKAEPYDVYDRVEFDIPVGRNGDSYDRYLVRVEELRQANRIIRQCLDQMPAGPVRHEDFKISLPYRAEMKEGMESLIHHFKLCTEGFPVPPGEIYTAVETPKGEMGVYIISQGGNKPYRVKIRAAGFNHLQAVKRIAKGHMIADVTTIVGTIDIVFGEIDR, encoded by the coding sequence ATGCAAGAAGGCGCGGAATTCAACACATACACCGTCAATTTCGGTCCCCAGCACCCGGCGGCCCATGGCGTGCTGCGCCTGCTGCTGGAGCTGGACGGCGAGGTGGTGGTGCGGGCCGATCCCCATATCGGCTTCCTGCATCGCGGCACCGAAAAGCTGCTGGAAAACAAGACCTACCTCCAGGGGGTGCCCTACTTCGATCGTCTGGACTACATGTCCATGATCTCCCAGGAGTACCCCTTCGTGCTGGCGGTGGAGCGGCTCCTGGGCATCGAAGCCCCGTTGCGGGCCCAGTACATCCGGGTGATCTACGCCGAACTGACCCGCATGCTCAACCACCTGCTCTTCCTCGGCGCTCACGGCCTCGACGTGGGAGCCATGACCATGTTCATCTACACCTTCCGCGAGCGGGAGGAGATCATGGACATGTACGAGGCGGTTTCGGGGGCACGGGTGCATGCCGCCTACTTCCGTCCCGGCGGGGTCTCCCGGGATTTCCCGGAAGGGCTGGCCGCCAAGATTCGCCATTTCACGGAGATCTTCCCCAAAAAGATCGACGAATACGAAACCCTGTTGACCGACAACCGCATCTGGAAGCAACGTCTGGTGGACATCGGCGTGGTCAGCGCCCAGGAGGCCCTCGACATGGGTTTCGTGGGACCGATGCTGCGGGGTTCCGGCGTGGCCTACGATCTGCGCAAGGCGGAACCCTACGATGTCTACGACCGGGTCGAATTCGACATCCCCGTGGGCAGGAACGGCGACTCCTACGACCGCTATCTGGTGCGGGTGGAAGAGCTGCGACAGGCCAACCGCATCATCCGTCAGTGTCTGGACCAGATGCCCGCCGGTCCGGTGCGCCATGAGGATTTCAAGATCTCCCTGCCCTATCGGGCCGAGATGAAAGAGGGGATGGAGTCGCTGATCCATCACTTCAAGCTGTGTACCGAAGGATTCCCGGTGCCGCCGGGCGAAATCTACACCGCCGTGGAGACACCCAAGGGGGAGATGGGGGTCTACATCATCTCCCAGGGGGGCAACAAGCCCTACCGGGTCAAGATCCGGGCCGCCGGCTTCAACCATCTTCAGGCGGTGAAACGCATAGCCAAGGGTCACATGATCGCCGATGTCACCACCATTGTTGGCACCATCGACATCGTGTTCGGTGAAATCGACCGCTGA